In Sphingobium amiense, a genomic segment contains:
- a CDS encoding N-acetylmuramoyl-L-alanine amidase family protein yields MSLGWTRRAHALHKRRMIHVIAAAGLMALPAPGGAGFALAAAHEGVYRSEAGRGGLRPGLTADMAARPQKRLHSITVPIPAPARGIALPPVEGAQDGARPLVVIDAGHGGHDPGAINRESGRREKDVTLAIAQAIRDALVKSGRVRVALTRDDDRFLVLQERYGIARKLGADLFISIHADAAEDADAHGATVYTLSETASDREAARLAARENKADILNGVNLGGQSGDVSSILIDLTQRESMNASAGFARLLQREASPLVPFRSAGHRFASLLVLKAPDTPSVLFETGYLSNARDSAFLGSREGQAKIARGVARAVEVHFARRLAARSEGAGG; encoded by the coding sequence ATGAGTTTGGGCTGGACGCGCCGCGCCCACGCGTTGCACAAGCGGCGCATGATCCATGTCATCGCGGCTGCCGGCTTGATGGCGCTGCCGGCTCCGGGCGGAGCGGGCTTTGCGCTCGCTGCTGCTCATGAAGGCGTATATCGCAGCGAAGCGGGCAGGGGCGGCCTCCGTCCTGGCCTGACCGCCGATATGGCCGCGCGCCCGCAAAAGCGCCTTCATTCGATCACCGTCCCCATTCCCGCCCCCGCGCGCGGCATCGCCCTGCCGCCGGTCGAGGGCGCACAGGACGGCGCGCGGCCGCTGGTGGTGATCGACGCGGGCCATGGCGGCCACGATCCGGGCGCGATCAACCGGGAGAGCGGCCGGCGCGAAAAGGACGTGACGCTCGCCATCGCGCAGGCGATCCGCGACGCGCTGGTGAAATCGGGCCGGGTGCGCGTGGCGCTGACGCGCGATGACGACCGCTTCCTCGTGCTTCAGGAACGCTATGGCATCGCGCGCAAGCTCGGCGCGGATCTCTTCATCTCGATCCATGCCGATGCGGCGGAGGATGCCGACGCGCATGGCGCGACCGTCTACACCCTGTCCGAAACCGCGTCCGACCGCGAAGCCGCGCGGCTCGCGGCGCGGGAGAACAAGGCCGACATCCTGAACGGCGTCAATCTCGGCGGCCAGTCCGGCGACGTGTCCTCCATCCTCATCGACCTGACACAGCGCGAATCGATGAACGCATCGGCCGGGTTCGCGCGCCTGCTCCAGCGGGAAGCGTCGCCATTAGTCCCCTTCCGCAGCGCCGGGCACCGCTTCGCCTCGCTGCTGGTGCTCAAGGCGCCCGACACCCCGTCGGTCCTGTTCGAAACCGGCTATCTCAGCAACGCGCGGGACAGCGCCTTCCTCGGATCGCGCGAAGGGCAGGCGAAGATCGCGCGCGGCGTGGCGCGGGCGGTCGAGGTGCATTTCGCGCGGCGGCTGGCGGCGCGGAGCGAGGGCGCGGGGGGCTGA
- a CDS encoding penicillin-binding protein 1A: MEEARSEPAPTSIAYRLRRDAGGFMDRLRPLFARRPVRWAAIALGGLLLAFALFWLIFARGLPDAATLLEYEPPLPTIVRDINGQPVHSYARERRVQLQYSDYPPLLIRAYLAAEDKGFFEHHGVDVTGFGAAVLDYASKLGSGQRARGGSTITQQVAKNLLIGDEYSPTRKVKEMILAWRMENVLSKQQILELYLNQIFLGRNAYGVQAAARAYFDKDVADLKLHEMAYLAILPKGPANYRPESPTGMERALDRRNWALGEMEKNGWITAGQRAAAQALPLGTVAAHGSSFDARAGGYYMEEVRRRLIQLFGEKASDGPNSIYAGGLWVRSPYDPVVQDHVQTALRGGLLRFDAGRGWSGPVGHINPDNGWERELAASYISVDYADWRVAAVISRSSSEAQIGFADGSTGVLPADAAQMPYRRTGGPAFSALKAGDLIVVTRNGGGWALRSVPEVSGGMVAEEVHSGRIRAMQGGFDSRLSSYNRATQALRQPGSTIKPFVYAAALDGGMTPASIIVDGPLCVYQGAGLGQKCFRNFSGGSAGPQTMRWGVEQSRNLMTVRAASQTGMDRVVRTIKNVGIGDYQPYLSFALGAGETTVERMVNAYATLANQGRQQPSKVMDYVQDRRGKVIWPQRWRACDGCNMANWDGKPMPRFGFEGKQVMNPMTAYQVVHIAEGVIQRGTATVLNDLGRPLFGKTGTTNGPTNVWFVGGSPDLVAGVYIGYDKPRSLGGWAQGGRVAAPIWKAAMAPVLETMPKTPFVAPAGIRMVTIDRRSGKRVYGVWPGTDLKPAVIWEAFKPETEPRRSIRKEEAEAQAQAADARAASAISRGRQRDADFLEGQGGIY, encoded by the coding sequence ATGGAAGAGGCCCGTTCCGAACCCGCCCCCACGTCCATCGCCTACCGCCTGCGCCGCGACGCGGGCGGCTTCATGGACCGTCTGCGCCCGCTGTTCGCCCGGCGGCCGGTGCGCTGGGCGGCGATCGCGCTGGGCGGGCTGCTGCTCGCCTTCGCGCTGTTCTGGCTGATCTTCGCGCGCGGCCTGCCCGACGCCGCCACCCTCTTGGAATATGAGCCGCCGCTCCCCACCATCGTTCGCGATATCAATGGCCAGCCGGTGCACAGCTATGCCCGCGAACGCCGCGTCCAGCTTCAGTATAGCGATTATCCGCCCCTGCTGATCCGCGCCTATCTGGCGGCGGAGGACAAGGGCTTCTTCGAACATCACGGGGTTGACGTGACCGGCTTCGGCGCGGCGGTGCTCGACTATGCGAGCAAGCTGGGTTCGGGCCAGCGCGCGCGCGGCGGCTCCACCATCACGCAGCAGGTGGCGAAGAACCTGCTCATCGGCGACGAATATTCCCCCACCCGCAAGGTCAAGGAGATGATCCTCGCCTGGCGCATGGAAAATGTCCTGTCGAAACAGCAGATCCTCGAACTCTACCTCAACCAGATCTTCCTCGGCCGCAACGCCTATGGCGTGCAGGCGGCGGCCCGCGCCTATTTCGACAAGGATGTCGCCGACCTCAAACTGCACGAGATGGCTTATCTCGCCATCCTGCCCAAAGGCCCGGCCAATTACCGCCCGGAAAGCCCCACCGGCATGGAGCGCGCGCTCGACCGCCGCAACTGGGCGTTGGGCGAAATGGAGAAGAATGGCTGGATCACCGCCGGACAGCGCGCTGCCGCGCAGGCGCTGCCGCTCGGCACCGTGGCCGCCCACGGCTCCAGCTTCGACGCGCGCGCGGGCGGCTATTATATGGAAGAAGTGCGCCGCCGCCTGATCCAGCTCTTCGGCGAAAAGGCGAGCGACGGTCCCAACAGCATCTATGCGGGCGGCCTCTGGGTGCGCAGCCCCTATGATCCGGTGGTGCAGGACCATGTGCAGACCGCGCTGCGGGGCGGGCTGCTGCGCTTCGACGCCGGGCGCGGCTGGTCTGGACCGGTGGGGCATATCAATCCCGACAATGGCTGGGAACGCGAACTCGCCGCCAGCTATATCAGCGTCGACTATGCCGACTGGCGCGTCGCCGCCGTCATCAGCCGGTCGTCGAGCGAAGCGCAGATCGGCTTCGCCGACGGCAGCACCGGCGTCCTGCCCGCCGACGCGGCGCAGATGCCCTATCGCCGCACCGGCGGCCCGGCTTTCTCCGCGCTCAAGGCGGGCGACCTCATCGTCGTCACCCGCAACGGCGGCGGCTGGGCGCTCCGCTCCGTCCCCGAAGTGTCGGGCGGCATGGTCGCGGAGGAAGTCCATTCGGGCCGCATCCGCGCCATGCAGGGCGGCTTCGATTCGCGCCTCTCTTCCTACAACCGCGCGACGCAGGCGCTGCGCCAGCCCGGTTCGACCATCAAACCCTTCGTCTACGCCGCCGCGCTCGACGGCGGGATGACGCCCGCCTCGATCATCGTCGACGGGCCGCTGTGCGTCTATCAGGGCGCGGGCCTCGGGCAGAAATGCTTCCGCAACTTCTCAGGGGGCAGCGCTGGGCCGCAGACGATGCGCTGGGGCGTGGAACAGTCGCGCAACCTCATGACCGTCCGCGCCGCCAGCCAGACCGGCATGGACCGCGTCGTGCGCACGATCAAGAATGTCGGTATCGGCGACTATCAGCCCTATCTCTCCTTCGCGCTGGGCGCGGGTGAGACGACGGTCGAGCGGATGGTGAACGCCTATGCGACGCTCGCCAATCAGGGCAGGCAGCAGCCGTCCAAGGTCATGGACTATGTGCAGGACCGGCGCGGCAAGGTGATCTGGCCGCAGCGCTGGCGCGCCTGCGACGGGTGCAACATGGCCAACTGGGACGGCAAGCCGATGCCGCGCTTCGGGTTCGAGGGCAAGCAGGTCATGAACCCCATGACCGCCTATCAGGTCGTGCACATCGCCGAAGGCGTGATCCAGCGCGGCACCGCGACGGTGCTCAATGACCTCGGTCGCCCGCTCTTCGGCAAGACCGGCACGACCAACGGCCCCACGAATGTCTGGTTCGTCGGCGGATCGCCCGATCTCGTCGCGGGCGTCTATATCGGCTATGACAAGCCGCGCAGCCTCGGCGGCTGGGCGCAGGGCGGCCGCGTCGCCGCGCCGATCTGGAAAGCGGCGATGGCCCCCGTGCTCGAAACCATGCCCAAAACCCCGTTCGTCGCGCCTGCGGGCATCCGCATGGTCACGATCGACCGCCGCTCGGGCAAGCGCGTCTATGGCGTGTGGCCGGGCACGGACCTCAAGCCCGCCGTCATCTGGGAAGCCTTCAAACCCGAAACCGAACCGCGCCGCTCGATCCGCAAGGAAGAAGCCGAAGCGCAGGCACAGGCCGCCGACGCCCGCGCCGCCTCCGCCATCTCCCGCGGCCGCCAGCGCGACGCCGACTTCCTGGAAGGCCAGGGCGGCATCTATTGA
- a CDS encoding endonuclease domain-containing protein, which yields MTLPEVLLWQQLRERPAGLRFRRQHPAGHYILDFFCPRHRLAVEVDGEVHGGGDAPARDAMRDAWLAGEGIRVLRISATDILRDLDAAVLHIIATASRGLPLRQPSGLPPPLSGED from the coding sequence ATGACCTTGCCCGAAGTGCTGCTGTGGCAGCAACTGCGCGAGCGTCCTGCCGGGTTGCGTTTTCGCAGACAGCATCCCGCTGGACATTATATTCTCGACTTCTTCTGCCCGCGCCATCGTCTGGCGGTGGAGGTCGATGGTGAAGTTCACGGGGGCGGCGATGCGCCCGCGCGGGATGCCATGCGGGATGCATGGTTGGCCGGAGAGGGCATAAGAGTCCTTCGCATTTCCGCGACCGATATATTGAGGGATCTGGATGCTGCCGTGCTTCACATCATCGCCACCGCGAGTAGAGGGCTACCCCTCCGTCAGCCCTCCGGGCTGCCACCTCCCCTGTCAGGGGAGGATTGA
- the prfB gene encoding peptide chain release factor 2 gives MRAEAQQYIDRIDAALALLRQSLDWDRALRRLDELNARVEDPTLWDNAKQAQEVMRERTRLDSAIGATRAIDAEKTDTAELIEMAEAEGDEAMVDEAVASLKALAERADEDKIRALLAGEADSYDTYLEIHAGAGGTESQDWAEMLSRMYRRWAERRGYKVELVDYQAGDQAGIKSATFLFKGENAYGYAKTESGVHRLVRISPYDSSARRHTSFSSVWVYPVIDDDIDIEIKESDLKIDTYRASGAGGQHVNTTDSAVRITHVPSGIIVASQNDRSQHKNRATAMNMLKARLYEAELRKREEAASSDYQAKTEIGWGHQIRSYVLQPYQLVKDLRTGVTSTSPDDVLDGALDPFMAAALSQKVTGEKVDVEDVD, from the coding sequence ATGCGCGCCGAAGCGCAGCAATATATCGACCGTATCGACGCCGCGCTGGCGCTGCTCCGCCAGTCGCTCGACTGGGACCGGGCGCTGCGGCGGCTGGACGAGCTGAACGCGCGCGTCGAAGACCCGACGCTCTGGGACAATGCCAAGCAGGCGCAGGAGGTGATGCGCGAGCGCACCCGGCTCGACAGCGCGATCGGCGCGACCCGCGCCATCGACGCCGAAAAGACCGACACCGCCGAACTCATCGAAATGGCCGAGGCCGAAGGCGACGAAGCGATGGTCGACGAAGCCGTCGCGTCCTTGAAGGCGCTCGCCGAACGCGCGGACGAGGACAAGATCAGGGCGCTGCTCGCGGGGGAAGCCGACAGCTACGACACCTATCTCGAAATCCACGCGGGCGCGGGCGGCACGGAGAGTCAGGACTGGGCCGAGATGCTCAGCCGCATGTATCGCCGCTGGGCCGAACGGCGCGGCTACAAGGTCGAGCTGGTCGATTATCAGGCAGGCGATCAGGCGGGCATCAAGTCCGCGACCTTCCTGTTCAAGGGCGAGAACGCATACGGCTATGCTAAGACCGAGAGCGGCGTCCACCGCCTCGTCCGTATCAGCCCCTATGACAGCAGCGCGCGCCGCCACACCAGCTTCTCGTCCGTCTGGGTCTATCCGGTGATCGACGACGACATCGACATCGAGATCAAGGAAAGCGACCTCAAGATCGACACCTACCGCGCGTCGGGCGCGGGCGGGCAGCACGTCAACACGACCGACTCCGCCGTCCGCATCACCCACGTCCCCTCCGGCATCATCGTCGCGTCGCAGAACGACCGGTCGCAGCACAAGAACCGCGCGACCGCGATGAACATGCTCAAGGCCCGCCTCTACGAAGCCGAACTGCGCAAGCGGGAGGAAGCGGCATCGTCCGACTATCAGGCCAAGACCGAAATCGGCTGGGGCCACCAGATCCGTTCCTATGTGCTGCAACCCTATCAGCTGGTGAAGGATCTGCGCACCGGCGTCACCTCCACCTCGCCCGACGACGTGCTCGACGGCGCGCTCGATCCCTTCATGGCCGCGGCCCTCAGCCAGAAGGTGACGGGCGAGAAGGTCGATGTGGAGGATGTCGACTGA
- a CDS encoding class I SAM-dependent methyltransferase, whose amino-acid sequence MRIAAALAGTLVLLAACDGLTHDASADRPAGARAFPRADRPVAPIVSTRWSSEEARDRVNEADDIMDRAGIRPGMTVADIGAGEGYYTVRLARRVGVHGRVLAEDIMPEVIEALSRRITREKWDNVSVKLGAAEDPRLPDNSFDRILMVHMYHEIAEPYAFLWNLSPALKKDGELIVVDADRPTAQHGTPPRLLACELAAMGFRMVQLIPKPTAGGYLARFRRSTARPDPASIVPCAMRD is encoded by the coding sequence ATGCGCATCGCGGCGGCACTGGCGGGCACGCTTGTCCTGCTGGCCGCCTGCGACGGGCTGACGCATGACGCCAGTGCGGATCGTCCGGCGGGCGCGCGCGCCTTTCCCCGCGCCGACCGTCCCGTCGCCCCCATCGTCTCGACCCGCTGGTCGAGCGAGGAAGCCCGCGACCGCGTCAACGAGGCGGATGACATCATGGACCGCGCGGGCATCCGCCCCGGCATGACCGTGGCGGACATCGGGGCGGGCGAAGGATATTACACCGTGCGCCTCGCAAGGCGCGTGGGCGTGCATGGCCGGGTGCTGGCCGAAGACATCATGCCCGAAGTGATCGAGGCGCTGTCCCGCCGCATCACCCGCGAGAAGTGGGACAATGTCAGCGTGAAGCTCGGCGCGGCGGAAGACCCCAGGCTCCCCGACAACAGCTTCGACCGCATCCTCATGGTCCACATGTATCATGAGATCGCCGAACCATACGCTTTCCTCTGGAATCTCAGCCCCGCGCTGAAGAAGGATGGCGAACTGATCGTCGTCGATGCCGACCGCCCGACCGCCCAGCATGGCACGCCGCCCCGGCTCCTCGCCTGCGAACTGGCGGCGATGGGCTTTCGCATGGTGCAGCTCATTCCCAAACCCACGGCGGGCGGCTATCTCGCCCGCTTCCGCCGCAGCACGGCGCGGCCCGATCCGGCCAGCATCGTGCCCTGCGCGATGCGGGACTGA
- a CDS encoding LysR family transcriptional regulator yields MMPALSRFLRYFMAVGQHGSIRRAADELGISPSAVDRQLLNAEADLGAPLFERLPSGLRLTAAGEVMMAAGRRWQKDLGEVRDQIADLQGLRRGHVQIAIIAALAKGPVPAMIAAIQTRYPGISIGISVLDNDAVRAAIASGEADMGILLDPHSYRDLVVRAFVEVVLGVALPPGHALAARAEVRFSACADSPLIVPAHPLVVSEQLAVLEGATGLSPLRAATCDDSQMIASLVMQGAGLGILTSIDVVTEVAQGRLAFARLSDPILRPLTLALCTASVRTPSHAAAMALGEIEAGFAHLGYGGG; encoded by the coding sequence ATGATGCCCGCCCTGTCGCGGTTCCTGCGCTACTTCATGGCGGTCGGCCAGCATGGCTCGATCCGCCGCGCGGCCGACGAACTCGGCATCTCTCCCTCCGCCGTCGACCGCCAGCTTCTGAATGCCGAAGCGGACCTTGGCGCGCCACTCTTCGAACGGCTGCCGAGCGGGCTGCGGCTCACGGCGGCGGGCGAGGTGATGATGGCGGCGGGCCGCCGCTGGCAGAAGGATCTTGGCGAGGTGCGCGACCAGATCGCTGATCTTCAGGGGCTGCGGCGCGGCCATGTGCAGATCGCGATCATCGCCGCGCTGGCGAAAGGCCCGGTGCCCGCCATGATCGCCGCGATCCAGACGCGCTATCCCGGCATCAGCATCGGCATCAGCGTGCTGGACAATGATGCCGTGCGCGCCGCCATCGCCTCGGGCGAGGCGGACATGGGCATCCTGCTCGATCCGCACAGCTATCGCGATCTGGTCGTGCGCGCCTTCGTGGAGGTGGTGCTGGGCGTCGCGCTGCCGCCCGGTCACGCACTGGCGGCGAGGGCGGAGGTGCGCTTCTCCGCCTGCGCCGATTCGCCGCTGATCGTGCCCGCGCATCCGCTGGTGGTCAGCGAACAGCTTGCCGTGCTGGAGGGCGCGACGGGTCTCTCCCCGCTCCGGGCGGCGACCTGCGACGACAGCCAGATGATCGCCTCGCTGGTGATGCAGGGGGCGGGGCTGGGCATCCTCACCTCCATCGACGTGGTGACGGAGGTGGCGCAGGGGCGGCTCGCCTTCGCCCGCCTTTCCGATCCCATCCTGCGGCCCCTGACGCTCGCCCTCTGCACCGCGAGCGTGCGCACGCCGTCCCACGCGGCGGCGATGGCGCTGGGGGAGATTGAGGCGGGCTTCGCGCATCTTGGCTATGGCGGAGGCTGA
- a CDS encoding phosphoribosyltransferase: MTPYLFPISHDAFLADVARLSARLDAGGWRPDYLVGIGRGGLVPAVHVSHRLNIPMLSVDYSSKVAGFAAELLGKIAAQSAAGARLLFIDDINDSGGTIADIRRLLGDRGCDAGNLRFAVLLNNIRSRESVDYRARDIDRDSDRRWFVFPWEAGAAREDILAEAASVPERLR; encoded by the coding sequence ATGACGCCCTACCTCTTCCCCATTTCGCACGACGCCTTTCTGGCCGATGTCGCGAGGCTCTCCGCCCGGCTGGACGCGGGCGGGTGGCGGCCCGATTATCTGGTCGGCATCGGGCGCGGCGGCCTTGTCCCTGCGGTCCATGTCTCGCACCGGCTGAACATCCCCATGCTGTCGGTCGATTACAGCAGCAAGGTGGCGGGGTTCGCCGCCGAACTGCTCGGCAAGATCGCGGCGCAGAGCGCGGCGGGTGCAAGGCTGCTCTTCATCGACGACATCAATGACAGCGGCGGCACCATCGCCGATATCCGCCGCCTGCTGGGCGATCGTGGCTGCGACGCGGGCAATCTGCGTTTCGCCGTGCTGCTCAACAATATCCGTTCTCGGGAAAGCGTCGATTATCGCGCGCGCGACATTGACCGGGACAGTGACCGGCGCTGGTTCGTCTTCCCGTGGGAAGCGGGCGCAGCGCGGGAGGACATCCTCGCCGAAGCGGCATCCGTGCCCGAAAGGCTGCGCTGA
- a CDS encoding nitroreductase family protein gives MTTHNRDTPRPVEPLFLERWSPRAYDGSPVPQADLDTIFDAARWAPSAFNYQPWRFLYAHRDSADWQRFLSLLMPFNQGWVKNAGVIVFIVSDTLMAAPGSDDYKPSHSHSFDAGAAWALLALQSTRLGYHAHGMTGVDFDAARAELGVPDRYRIEAAAAIGRQGDRSILPEPLQAREEPSGRHPVEAFAFSGSFPA, from the coding sequence ATGACCACCCACAATCGTGACACGCCCCGCCCGGTCGAACCCCTGTTTCTGGAGCGCTGGTCGCCCCGCGCCTATGACGGTTCGCCGGTGCCGCAGGCCGATCTCGACACGATCTTCGACGCCGCGCGCTGGGCGCCGTCCGCCTTCAATTACCAGCCGTGGCGCTTTCTTTACGCGCACCGGGACAGCGCCGACTGGCAGCGTTTCCTGTCGCTCCTCATGCCCTTCAATCAGGGCTGGGTGAAGAATGCGGGCGTCATTGTCTTCATCGTCTCCGACACGCTCATGGCCGCCCCGGGGTCCGACGATTACAAACCCTCGCACAGCCACAGCTTCGATGCCGGAGCCGCATGGGCGCTGCTGGCGCTCCAGTCGACGCGTCTTGGCTATCATGCGCACGGCATGACCGGCGTCGATTTCGATGCGGCGCGCGCAGAACTGGGCGTCCCCGACCGCTACCGGATCGAGGCTGCCGCCGCCATCGGCCGGCAGGGCGACCGGTCGATCCTGCCCGAACCGCTTCAGGCGCGCGAGGAACCCAGCGGCCGCCATCCGGTCGAAGCCTTCGCCTTTTCGGGCAGCTTCCCTGCCTGA
- a CDS encoding PAS domain-containing protein, with protein MSLSEMIAGSAMAAVLTNPRLPDNPIVECNEAFLTLTGYHRDEIVGRNCRFLAGDTPEHEATDTIRRAIHEKRPLLVEIVNFRKDGTRFRNALMIAPIFGMDGGVDYFLGSQMAVEDDRGTDARDRIARLTDRQRAVLVAMAEGRLNKQIAYDLGLTERTVKMHRAAMLKALGVRTAAEAIRLVIEAGL; from the coding sequence ATGTCCCTGTCCGAAATGATCGCCGGAAGCGCGATGGCGGCGGTGCTCACCAATCCCCGTCTGCCCGACAATCCCATTGTCGAATGCAATGAGGCGTTCCTGACGCTCACCGGCTATCACCGGGACGAGATCGTGGGGCGCAACTGCCGCTTTCTCGCAGGCGACACGCCGGAGCATGAGGCGACCGACACGATCCGCAGGGCCATCCACGAAAAGCGCCCGCTGCTGGTGGAGATCGTCAATTTCCGCAAGGACGGCACGCGCTTTCGCAACGCGCTGATGATCGCGCCCATCTTCGGGATGGACGGCGGCGTCGATTATTTCCTCGGCTCTCAGATGGCCGTGGAGGACGATCGCGGCACCGACGCGCGGGATCGCATCGCCCGCCTTACCGACCGGCAGCGGGCGGTGCTGGTCGCGATGGCGGAAGGGCGGCTGAACAAGCAGATCGCCTATGACCTTGGCCTCACCGAACGCACCGTGAAGATGCACCGCGCCGCCATGCTCAAGGCGCTGGGCGTGCGCACCGCGGCCGAAGCGATCCGCCTCGTCATAGAGGCGGGTCTCTGA
- the dapD gene encoding 2,3,4,5-tetrahydropyridine-2,6-dicarboxylate N-succinyltransferase, with amino-acid sequence MSQDLIATIDAAWEDRANVNLQTQGEIRQAVDKALALLDSGALRVAEPAGEGWQVNQWAKKAVLLSFRLNDNAMIDNGPGAGHWWDKVPSKFAGWDEAAFRAAGFRAVPGSFARAGSHIAKNVILMPSFVNIGAFVDEGTMVDTWVTVGSCAQIGKNVHLSGGVGIGGVLEPLQADPVIIEDDCFIGARSEVVEGVRIGKGSVLSMGVFIGQSTKIIDRATGEVFMGEVPPYSVVVPGNLPGRPLPDGTPGPSLYCAVIVKRVDAQTRSKTGINELLRD; translated from the coding sequence ATGAGCCAAGACCTGATCGCCACCATCGACGCCGCCTGGGAAGACCGGGCCAACGTCAACCTCCAGACGCAGGGCGAAATCCGTCAGGCCGTGGACAAGGCATTGGCGCTGCTCGACAGCGGCGCGCTGCGCGTGGCGGAGCCTGCCGGGGAGGGCTGGCAGGTCAACCAGTGGGCGAAGAAAGCGGTGCTGCTGTCCTTCCGCCTCAACGACAATGCCATGATCGACAACGGTCCCGGCGCGGGTCACTGGTGGGACAAGGTGCCGAGCAAGTTCGCGGGCTGGGACGAAGCGGCGTTCCGCGCCGCCGGTTTCCGCGCCGTGCCGGGCAGCTTCGCGCGGGCGGGATCGCATATCGCGAAGAACGTCATCCTGATGCCGAGCTTCGTCAACATCGGCGCGTTCGTCGATGAAGGCACGATGGTCGACACCTGGGTGACGGTGGGAAGCTGCGCGCAGATCGGGAAGAATGTCCACCTGTCGGGCGGCGTCGGCATCGGCGGCGTGCTGGAACCGTTGCAGGCCGACCCGGTCATCATCGAGGACGACTGTTTCATCGGCGCGCGGTCCGAAGTCGTGGAAGGCGTGCGCATCGGCAAGGGATCGGTGCTGTCGATGGGCGTGTTCATCGGCCAGTCGACCAAGATTATCGACCGCGCGACCGGCGAAGTGTTCATGGGCGAAGTGCCGCCCTATTCGGTGGTGGTGCCCGGCAACCTGCCCGGCAGGCCGCTGCCCGACGGCACGCCCGGACCCAGCCTCTATTGCGCGGTGATCGTGAAGCGCGTGGACGCGCAGACCCGGTCCAAGACCGGCATCAACGAACTGCTGCGCGACTGA
- a CDS encoding pyrimidine 5'-nucleotidase, which yields MLGDLAHIDTWIFDLDNTLYPAKADLFALIDVKMGEFIQGLLGCDPVQARETQKRYFLEHGTTLSGLMRHHGIEPRAFLDYVHDISMDRLEVDPALNDAIAALPGRRLIFTNGDAAYAGRVLDRLGLSGAFELIHDIHACQYVPKPDPSGYAELCRVHAVEPTRAAFFEDMARNLKPAKAIGMTTIWVNNGSEAGNHDHHPDFIDFETDHLTPFLADILGK from the coding sequence ATGCTTGGCGACCTCGCCCATATTGACACGTGGATCTTCGATCTCGACAACACGCTCTATCCGGCGAAGGCGGACCTGTTCGCGCTGATCGACGTGAAGATGGGCGAGTTCATCCAGGGATTGCTGGGGTGCGATCCGGTTCAGGCGCGGGAGACGCAGAAGCGCTATTTTCTGGAGCATGGCACCACATTGTCGGGGCTGATGCGCCATCATGGCATCGAACCGCGCGCCTTCCTCGATTATGTGCATGACATTTCGATGGACCGGCTGGAGGTCGATCCGGCGCTGAACGACGCCATCGCGGCGCTGCCGGGCCGCCGCCTGATCTTCACCAATGGCGATGCCGCCTATGCCGGGCGCGTGCTCGACAGGCTGGGGCTATCGGGCGCGTTCGAGCTGATCCACGACATCCATGCCTGCCAATATGTGCCCAAGCCCGATCCGTCGGGCTATGCCGAACTGTGCCGCGTTCACGCCGTCGAGCCTACCCGCGCCGCCTTCTTCGAGGATATGGCGCGCAACCTGAAGCCCGCCAAGGCGATCGGCATGACGACGATCTGGGTCAACAATGGCTCCGAAGCGGGCAATCACGACCATCATCCCGATTTCATAGACTTCGAAACCGACCATCTGACGCCGTTTCTGGCCGACATTCTGGGGAAATGA